From the Trifolium pratense cultivar HEN17-A07 linkage group LG4, ARS_RC_1.1, whole genome shotgun sequence genome, the window tcaTCAATCACATATGTGAGATCATTATGATCAACAATACTTAAATCCTCAGGAATGTTCCATTTCTCAAGGTAGTGATACATTTGAAGAATCATCTTCATCTCCCTATTCTCCTTCATTTGTTTCTTTAGCTTCTCATTCAGCTTTTGAGTCTTTTCCTTCAAGTAACTCTCATGGTTCAACATCTTTCGATGCCGAACGAATTCGGGGACATGCATGAATTGGGTCAGCACACTTTGAACTCCTTGAATGGATGGCCAAATTTGTGGTTCAAGATCCTCAGGATTGAACACTATAGCACATGCCTTAATTTCACATAGAGTTGTGATTTCATTGAGCTTCTTCATCAAACCTTTTACCCTTTTCTTGTATGTTGCTTTTCTGGCTGTGTCCCTGGTTATGAATGCAAGCTTCACCTTCTTACCCATGGTGgtatgaagaaagaaaaaaaaaagtaaaactttATTATGAGCAAGAAGAAAATTGGGTGAAAATTATTTGTTGTGATTAGCATCTAGAGATTAATTCTTAATTTATAGGGCCATTAGGgagatatataattataattttattaccAAAAAGCAAATTTGGTGAAAAGTATTAGTTTTGATTTATTTAGCTTCTAGagatattttcttaatttatataGAATCATTGGAAggaaataatttaatttgagtTAACTTTATATTCATACtacttttattgaaaaattaaatttttgttactCTTAGTTTAATCaagttttaacaaaaaaaacttgtaaagaaacaaaaaaaatagaacttaGATCCTCTACTTTCATTCACAACAATCAAATTTTACActtaaatcaaaattaaatttgatctcattggttgttatttttattttttactaaagaaaatgatgatgaagatctgtaaaaaatgaaatgagtattttttaggaaaaattCAAAGGTTAATATTTTACCATAATATCTATTCCAACTATGAATTTATGCAATATGAGCACCCAATTCAATGAAtttccatattaaaatttatttttattagattttttaattatgagTTTATGCAATATGAAATCAAATAAGGGAAAAACTAAAATGTGTCCAAAGGACACACATTActgattcaaaaaaagaaatattttatcataattaatgcatttactttactttttaaattagatcacaaattaattatacaaaatttaagaaaatatttctacttttggattcttaacatgtgcccttaaggcacagttagcaagacccatcaaatatatatacgaaatgagatatatattccAACTGTGAATTTATGCAATATGAGAAATCAATTTAACAGATTTCCATACTAAAATATCTCTTTATTAGATTTCTATATTGTGAGTTTATTCAATATTAAATTAGATATTTATATGAAATCAGATATCTATTCcaattgtgaattttttttttggtagaaatattCCAATTGTGAATTTATGTAATATGAGCAAGTAATTCATTGGATTTCCATATTAAAATATATCTTTagcatatttcttttttttttttttttttttgtaaagacTTTAGTAGATTTCTTTATTGTGAGATAAATtgaaggcttaattaataaaatagtcccttaaagacatttttggtttcatataggtctcttaaagaaaaaaaggtctaaataggtctcttaaagaaaaaaaagtccgaataggtcgcttaaagacatctccgttaatcagtttggtcctttccgtccattttttcgaggaccaaactgattaacggagatatctttaagggatcaaactgattaacggagatgtctttaagggaccaaactaattaacggagatgtctttaagggacctattcggacctttttttctttaagggatctatttggtcatttttttctttaaaggaccaatgTAAAACCAataatatctttaagggaccattttactaattaagcctaaattgaAATAGATATTCACTGTCAGTGTACTGTTACTTCTACATTGTCAGTCAATCAAAATACATCAACACGCCACATCATTATTGTAcatatttttgaataaaaaaaataaaataaaagtggtTTCATAACCGTTCATTTCTTCTTATATCTAAAAGTCAGAAAAATACAAGAAGGGGTtagaaataaatttttatttatatattttttattttacgtgtatatatatatatatatatatatatatatatatatatatatatatatatatggcacatgttaagaaaataAACGTGGTAAACATTAAATGTTAAGTTTGTGAATTCAACTCTTTAcgtattaaatattttgtatcattaaatattaaatattttagacTCGTCAAAATTAACGGATTATacgtttttattaaataccgttaatatTGATCAATCTTAatgacatatcaaataattttagatttttgtaaaatttaacatgaataatctataagatataaaatttcaatccaacggttaaTTTTGCAAAAGTTGttttcgttaaagcgttattgaacgGTGTAACATCACTAAAATGTTACACTGGTGTAATTTAATATCTCCCCTATGTATACTAGCGGGCtagacaggcgcgttccgcgcctgcctgtgtctaacttatgtcaaaaaaaaaaaactcttatgttatgaaattaaaaatcaaagattaataaaattttgcaattaaaaaatgtaCCTTATTTAAATTTCTGCAAGAATTGTGATAGTTGGAagaccttaataaaaaagaaccattgtgttatttgaatttaaaatgaagggtaatttggacaatataaaaaatccagcccaaactcacctttatgtgtgtgtgtgcgtgtgtgtgtgtggcgtCTAAGGTGAGGGAGCAactaagtccctcaccggtgtaccacACAATTTCACCATTAGATTAAATGGTCCATTTTTTCATTACCACACCCGATTTTATAgccttcttttattttttttttaaaaaaaacttatattgtATAAGActtcaatttctttctctcCACCCAGATCTTTCTCACTTTGTCGCTACACCAGAATCATATCATCGCTCCGGCTACATTTTTTTCATCACAGCGTAAATATATTAcccaaggttatcaaaactggaccggccggtcggaccgtgaaccggtcatgaaaacggttcggttttgagcaaaaaacggataggaaaccgaccggcaaaaaaacgcgtgaaccggggtcgaactgggttgaaccggcgaaccggccaGGCGCGCGGTTCAAGCGATTTtgctgattttttattttttttaaaaaaacagggcaaaacgacgtcgttttaattttttttttttttaaaaaaatctgaaacaaaacaacgacgtcgtaaGAATAAgaaaggtttttgttttttatctatttttcatttggtttgaattataaattttattttattttgatttgtgatattttatctttttaatgtgtgaaattatgaaatattgagcaattattcatatatttttatttatatattaattaaaaaatatatttaattaaaaacggttcgaccccgattgaacccggtccgaccaattgaaccttgaaccggtgagctcgccggttcgatgaccggtccggttctgacaaccttgatatTACCCCTAAAATTGCACATTAATTTGATGGTCAAATAGCCACCAACGAGACTTCAAGGTGAAAGATAATAACTGGGGTTCATCTTCCACATGAAAAGTCATTAACTCTGACTTCCATTTTTTATATCGGACCGTGTCTTTAATAATTAGAgttctttaataaaattgaatTCCTTGCTTTATTAACATAATTTGTTTGGAAAAAAATGGATGACCAAAATTCTCCCTAAAGTAACGCTTTCCATGAATTTGTATtggaaatagaaaaaaaaaagatgaacaCAATTGAGGAAAAGAATTGGACTTTTCGGCAATGGAAACTGGACATCTATGATGAATTATTAGATTTTAGACTTGGTGTTGATGTTTGTATGTTGAAAAGAATGAGAGAAGGTTCAACTTTCTTTTTCATAAAGTTGTTTTTCCTTGTTTTAATTATTCTCTGGTTAGAGTCATTGGTAGATGTTTTAGAGGGTTGGAGATGGTGGTGGAGAACCACCATGACAAAAACAATTGGGTTTGGTGTTAAGGGAGAAGCCGATGAACAGGAAGATTGAAGTTAGAGTGATTAATAATTATGTGTGGCagtgaaaaatattattatgtaaCCTAATTTAATCTAAGGGTTAATTTTAATGGTACACCGGTGAGGAACTTAATTGCCCCCCATCTTAAAATCCACCATATATATGAATTAGAATCTGTTAACAATAAGTTTAACGGTTAACATTCATCTAACACC encodes:
- the LOC123922535 gene encoding agamous-like MADS-box protein AGL80 — encoded protein: MGKKVKLAFITRDTARKATYKKRVKGLMKKLNEITTLCEIKACAIVFNPEDLEPQIWPSIQGVQSVLTQFMHVPEFVRHRKMLNHESYLKEKTQKLNEKLKKQMKENREMKMILQMYHYLEKWNIPEDLSIVDHNDLTYVIDEKMKMMEMDINDQRV